The following coding sequences lie in one Lolium perenne isolate Kyuss_39 chromosome 2, Kyuss_2.0, whole genome shotgun sequence genomic window:
- the LOC127330930 gene encoding actin-related protein 9 translates to MDYLKTVVPSQLMAERGANLVVINPGSTNVRMGFASQDVPFNVPHCIARHKSDAGKLSVRDQRLNCRAGSTHNAEREKAYDIIASLLKIPFLTEVSSSENQPLPPKMGRVDGISSQQNKDDNKLNWTDVLDRSIKSSTSIESSDADEDPSQSTSDDGNRPNSEEIKYKEMIFGEDALKIPPSAPYCLSRPIRRGHFNISQNYQLHQVLEDLRTIWNWMLIEKLHINPKDRNLYSVILVLAETFDNREIKEMLSIVLGDLGFSTAVVHQEALAAAFGNGLSTTCVVNIGAQVTQVVCVEDGVALPHTALALPYGGDDISRCLLWVQHRHRTWPSFKTEPMKRPMDMLMLNKIKEAYSQIRSGSFDAVAHVHSYEHEKSVGQQKTRLSALSVPPMGLLYPRLLIPEEYPPPPRPWFQDCDDMLEDTWQTNDGVSGNGGLGAWDNYQMLPTRLKKFDNIGLVEAIVSSILSTGRVDLQRKLFCSIQLVGGVALTAGLAPVLEQRVLNTIPSNQPVERVVVLQSGRNPLFIPWKGGVILGVLDIGRDAWIHREDWIKNGVHVGSGRKYKDSYFLQSQIMCYYNA, encoded by the exons ATG GATTACCTCAAGACGGTGGTGCCGTCGCAGCTAATGGCCGAGCGCGGCGCCAACCTCGTCGTCATCAACCCAG GATCTACAAACGTGCGCATGGGGTTTGCGAGTCAGGACGTGCCGTTCAATGTGCCGCACTGCATTGCCCGGCACAAGAGCGATGCGGGAAAGCTGTCGGTGCGAGACCAG AGGCTTAACTGCCGTGCTGGGTCAACGCACAACGCTGAGCGGGAGAAGGCATATGACATT ATAGCTTCGCTACTGAAGATCCCATTTTTAACCGAAGTGTCGTCTTCAGAGAACCAACCCTTACCTCCTAAG ATGGGACGTGTTGATGGTATTTCTTCACAGCAGAACAAAGATGATAACAAACTTAATTGGACAGATGTGTTGGACAGAAGTATCAAATCATCAACGTCGATCG AAAGTTCAGATGCTGATGAAGATCCTTCGCAAAGCACATCTGATGATGGTAACAGGCCTAACTCTGAAGAAATCAAGTACAAGGAAATGATATTTGGAGAGGATGCTTTGAAAATCCCTCCTTCTGCGCCATACTGTTTGAGTCGCCCAATCAGGAGAGGCCATTTTAATATTTCTCAGAATTATCAGTTACATCAG GTTTTAGAAGATTTACGCACTATTTGGAACTGGATGTTGATAGAGAAGTTGCATATCAACCCAAAGGATCGAAATCTATATTCTGTAATTCTTGTTCTCGCGGAGACATTTGACAACCGAG AAATAAAAGAGATGCTGTCCATTGTACTTGGCGATTTGGGGTTTAGCACAGCAGTTGTACACCAG GAAGCTCTAGCTGCAGCATTTGGGAATGGTTTGTCGACAACTTGTGTGGTCAACATTGGTGCTCAAGTTACACAAGTAGTTTGTGTTGAG GATGGAGTAGCTTTGCCCCATACAGCTTTGGCACTTCCATATGGTGGAGAT GACATATCCAGATGCCTACTTTGGGTTCAACATCGTCATCGCACATGGCCAAGCTTTAAAACTGAACCCATGAAGAGGCCCATGGATATGTTAATGCTCAACAAGATAAAAGAGGCATATAGCCAAATAAGG AGTGGGAGTTTCGATGCTGTTGCTCATGTTCATTCATATGAGCATGAAAAATCTGTTGGGCAGCAGAAGACAAGGTTGTCAGCTCTCAGT GTTCCTCCTATGGGTCTTCTTTATCCTCGGCTTCTCATTCCAGAAGAgtaccctcctcctcctcggccttg GTTCCAAGATTGTGATGACATGCTGGAAGATACTTGGCAAACAAATGACGGTGTTTCTGGGAATGGTGGACTTGGTGCGTGGGACAATTATCAAATGCTTCCCACTAGATTAAAGAAATTTGATAATATTGGCCTCGTAGAAGCGATTGTCAGCAGTATTCTTTCAACAG GACGTGTTGACCTCCAACGGAAGCTATTTTGTAGTATTCAGCTG GTTGGTGGTGTAGCTTTGACAGCAGGCCTTGCACCAGTTCTTGAGCAAAG GGTTCTTAATACTATTCCATCAAATCAACCAGTGGAGAGAGTTGTG GTGTTACAGTCAGGGAGAAATCCATTATTTATTCCATGGAAAGGTGGCGTG ATTTTGGGCGTGCTTGATATTGGCCGTGATGCTTGGATCCATAGAGAAGATTGGATAAAAAATGGTGTTCACGTTGGGAGTGGCAGAAAATACAAGGATTCCTATTTTCTGCAATCACAGATCATGTGTTACTACAATGCATAA